A section of the Arabiibacter massiliensis genome encodes:
- the atpC gene encoding ATP synthase F1 subunit epsilon, protein MAGFTCDIVTPVAKLVSEEATLVVVPGVEGEMGFLKGHAPLVSVLADGEARMTAADGQVKHYALQGGYVEVGDDKVIILADRALPSAEIDVAQVRERLSAIEAELSELSEDIVRKTTLTADKAWCEVQLKVAKAA, encoded by the coding sequence ATGGCTGGGTTCACGTGCGACATCGTGACGCCGGTGGCGAAACTGGTCTCCGAGGAGGCCACGCTCGTCGTCGTGCCCGGCGTCGAAGGCGAGATGGGCTTCCTGAAAGGCCACGCGCCGCTCGTATCGGTTCTGGCCGACGGGGAGGCGCGCATGACGGCCGCCGATGGCCAGGTCAAGCACTATGCCCTGCAGGGCGGCTACGTGGAGGTGGGGGATGACAAGGTCATCATCCTCGCCGACCGCGCGCTGCCCTCGGCCGAGATCGACGTCGCCCAGGTGCGCGAGCGCCTCTCCGCCATCGAGGCCGAGCTGTCCGAGCTGTCCGAGGACATAGTCCGCAAGACGACGCTCACGGCCGACAAGGCCTGGTGCGAAGTCCAGCTGAAGGTGGCGAAGGCCGCCTAG
- the atpD gene encoding F0F1 ATP synthase subunit beta has protein sequence MAEHMFTKEEIEASKGAAGRIMRIVGPVVDVEFPPDQLPAIYNALTVDAKTAAGDLHLVLEVETHLPGNLVRSVSMSSTDGLVRGLEVIDTGHPIMMPVGPETLGRIWNVIGEPVDEKPMPEVSGYMPIHRPAPDYDELSTTTEIFETGIKAIDLIEPFVKGGKTGLFGGAGVGKTVIIQELINNLAQEHGGTSVFTGVGERTREGTDLYLEMSDSGVINKTCLVYGQMNEPPGARLRVGLAGLTEAEYFRDQGQDVLLFVDNIFRFTQAGSEVSALLGRMPSAVGYQPTLATEMGDLQERITSTTTGSITSVQAVYVPADDLTDPAPATTFTHLDAKTVLSRSIAELGIYPAVDPLESTSRALDPQIVGDEHYRVATGIQELLQNYKDLQDIIAILGMDELSEEQKQVVNRARKAQQFFGQCFHVAEQFTGLPGKYVKLEDTIRSFAAILDGECDEIPEQCFRLKGSIEDVYAAYEEMKKKDA, from the coding sequence ATGGCTGAACACATGTTTACAAAGGAGGAGATCGAAGCCAGCAAAGGCGCTGCCGGACGCATCATGCGTATCGTCGGACCCGTTGTCGACGTCGAGTTCCCCCCCGATCAGCTGCCGGCGATCTACAACGCGCTGACAGTTGATGCGAAAACCGCCGCGGGCGATCTGCACCTCGTGCTCGAGGTGGAGACGCACCTGCCGGGCAACCTTGTGCGCTCGGTGTCCATGAGCTCGACCGACGGCCTCGTCCGCGGTCTCGAGGTCATCGACACGGGCCACCCGATCATGATGCCGGTGGGCCCGGAGACCCTGGGCCGCATCTGGAACGTCATCGGCGAGCCCGTCGACGAGAAGCCGATGCCGGAGGTGTCGGGCTACATGCCCATCCACCGTCCCGCCCCGGACTACGACGAGCTGTCCACCACCACCGAGATCTTCGAGACCGGCATCAAGGCCATCGACCTGATCGAGCCGTTCGTCAAGGGCGGCAAGACCGGACTCTTCGGCGGCGCCGGCGTGGGCAAGACCGTTATCATCCAGGAGCTCATCAACAACCTGGCCCAGGAGCACGGCGGCACGTCGGTGTTCACGGGCGTGGGCGAGCGTACCCGCGAGGGCACCGACCTGTACCTGGAGATGAGCGACTCGGGCGTCATCAACAAGACCTGCCTGGTGTACGGGCAGATGAACGAGCCCCCGGGAGCCCGTCTGCGCGTGGGCCTCGCGGGCCTCACCGAGGCGGAGTACTTCCGCGACCAGGGCCAGGACGTGCTTCTGTTCGTGGACAACATCTTCCGCTTCACGCAGGCCGGCTCCGAGGTGTCCGCGCTGCTGGGCCGCATGCCCTCCGCCGTGGGCTACCAGCCGACGCTGGCCACCGAGATGGGCGACTTGCAGGAGCGCATCACGTCGACGACCACCGGCTCCATCACGTCGGTGCAGGCCGTGTACGTGCCCGCCGACGACTTGACCGACCCCGCGCCGGCCACGACGTTCACGCACCTCGACGCCAAGACGGTTCTGTCGCGCTCCATCGCCGAGCTCGGCATCTACCCGGCCGTCGACCCGCTGGAGTCCACCTCCCGCGCGCTCGACCCGCAGATCGTCGGCGACGAGCACTACCGCGTGGCCACCGGCATCCAGGAGCTCCTGCAGAACTACAAGGACCTCCAGGACATCATCGCCATCCTCGGCATGGACGAGCTGTCCGAGGAGCAGAAGCAGGTCGTGAACCGTGCCCGCAAGGCGCAGCAGTTCTTCGGCCAGTGCTTCCATGTGGCCGAGCAGTTCACCGGCCTGCCGGGCAAGTACGTGAAGCTCGAGGACACCATCCGCTCGTTCGCCGCCATCCTGGACGGCGAGTGCGACGAGATCCCCGAGCAGTGCTTCCGCCTGAAGGGCTCCATCGAGGACGTCTATGCGGCGTACGAAGAGATGAAGAAGAAGGACGCGTAA
- the atpG gene encoding ATP synthase F1 subunit gamma, with translation MPNLHDIERRISSVSSTKQITRTMQMVAAAKVRRANERVQDSTPYSESMVEMLANVAKRVGGSENALLRTHDEVRNVLVVAIVSDRGLAGGFNSNVLRHVDHLMKEKQAQGATVSIVACGKKAVGYYTYRKVEPVLRFADLSADPTVEEAASVAAYAIDGYVNGDIDEVIVVYNHAKNAAEQQLREELVLPVDTSALEAGKASEVAPDEPKLESDVIFEPDAGAVLDRLLPAYVRTTLYHALIDSAAAEQGARRNAMMSATDNATEMVETLTRLYNRVRQGAITTEISEIVGGAAALEE, from the coding sequence ATGCCCAACCTTCACGACATAGAACGGCGTATCAGCTCCGTCTCATCGACGAAGCAGATCACGCGCACCATGCAGATGGTGGCGGCCGCGAAGGTCCGCCGCGCCAACGAGCGCGTGCAGGACTCCACGCCGTACTCCGAATCCATGGTCGAGATGTTGGCCAACGTTGCCAAGCGTGTAGGTGGCTCCGAGAACGCGCTTTTGCGCACGCACGACGAGGTCAGAAACGTGCTCGTGGTGGCCATCGTGTCGGACCGCGGTCTGGCCGGCGGCTTCAACAGCAACGTGCTGCGGCACGTCGATCACCTGATGAAGGAAAAGCAGGCTCAAGGCGCGACCGTGAGCATCGTCGCCTGCGGCAAGAAGGCCGTCGGCTACTACACCTACCGCAAGGTGGAGCCGGTGCTCAGGTTCGCCGACCTGTCTGCCGATCCCACGGTGGAGGAGGCCGCCTCGGTGGCCGCCTACGCCATCGACGGCTATGTGAACGGCGACATCGACGAGGTCATCGTCGTGTACAACCACGCGAAGAACGCTGCCGAGCAGCAGCTTCGCGAGGAGCTTGTGCTGCCGGTGGACACGTCGGCGCTCGAGGCCGGCAAGGCCTCCGAGGTCGCGCCCGACGAGCCGAAGCTCGAAAGCGATGTGATCTTCGAGCCGGACGCCGGTGCCGTTCTGGACCGCTTGCTGCCGGCTTACGTGCGCACGACGCTCTACCACGCGCTCATCGACTCGGCGGCTGCCGAGCAGGGCGCGCGTCGAAACGCCATGATGTCGGCGACGGACAACGCCACTGAAATGGTCGAAACGTTGACCAGACTGTATAACCGCGTACGCCAGGGTGCTATCACGACCGAGATTTCGGAAATCGTTGGTGGCGCGGCGGCTTTGGAGGAATAA